Proteins encoded by one window of Elaeis guineensis isolate ETL-2024a chromosome 12, EG11, whole genome shotgun sequence:
- the LOC105054942 gene encoding berberine bridge enzyme-like D-2: MGTIPLPLFLLFFSLSARAEAGNPPASPRNLAMCLSSARLTNYTIPSVDPSEAAMLSYYRVLNFSIENLRFARPSLPKPEAVVLPDNKLQLRSTIICCRTANLGIRIRSGGHSYEGLSYSAGDHTPFVIIDLMNMNRVWVDVENRTAWVESGATLGETYHAIAKASDSIAFSAGSCPTVGSGGHIAGGGFGLLSRKHGLAADNVLDAILVDPDGRVLDRKSMGDDVFWAIRGGGGGTWGAVYAWKIRLVPVPKRVTSFIINRAGSTRTVAELVNKWQRVAPSLPDEFYLSCFVGAGIPELDRIGMSATFKGFYLGPKPEAVAILNRRFAQLNISDSELQEMSWIESVVFFSGLPKGSSISDLKNRILHTKTFFKAKSDYVRQPISKRDLVRALDLLSDEPKAYLILDPYGGAMDRVGSEDLPFPHRSGNLYIIQYLVEWTAYDDGRRDEFMEWIRGFYGFMGEFVSKGPRAAYVNYLDLDLGSTGWTDDNEGSSDPVAEARVWGERYFLENFDRLVRAKTAVDPDNVFTNEQSIPPSGLGLGLGRDEVGTWDDDHGACSRMVERTRGCKGIIL, translated from the coding sequence ATGGGAACTAtccctcttcccctcttcctccttttcttctcacTCTCTGCAAGGGCGGAAGCAGGAAACCCCCCCGCGTCTCCACGAAACCTTGCCATGTGTCTCTCCTCCGCCCGGCTCACCAATTACACGATCCCCTCTGTCGACCCCTCAGAAGCGGCCATGTTATCGTATTACCGTGTATTAAACTTCTCCATCGAAAACCTCCGCTTCGCCCGGCCCTCCCTCCCAAAGCCCGAGGCCGTGGTACTCCCGGACAATAAGTTGCAGCTGCGGAGCACGATAATCTGCTGCCGCACAGCTAATCTCGGCATCAGGATTCGCAGCGGAGGACACAGCTATGAAGGATTATCCTACTCCGCGGGAGACCACACCCCCTTCGTTATTATCGATTTAATGAACATGAATCGGGTCTGGGTCGACGTGGAGAACCGGACCGCCTGGGTCGAATCGGGAGCGACGCTGGGCGAGACCTACCATGCCATCGCCAAGGCAAGCGATTCGATCGCTTTCTCCGCCGGGTCCTGCCCCACAGTTGGCAGCGGTGGCCACATCGCCGGCGGTGGATTCGGCCTCCTCTCTAGAAAGCATGGACTCGCCGCCGACAACGTTCTCGACGCCATCCTGGTCGACCCGGACGGTCGAGTCCTGGACCGGAAGTCCATGGGCGACGACGTCTTCTGGGCCATCCGAGGCGGGGGCGGGGGCACGTGGGGGGCGGTCTATGCTTGGAAAATCCGGCTCGTCCCCGTCCCGAAGCGAGTCACCTCCTTCATCATAAACCGAGCGGGGTCGACTCGGACCGTCGCTGAGTTAGTCAACAAATGGCAGCGAGTCGCGCCGAGTCTTCCAGACGAGTTCTACCTCTCTTGCTTCGTCGGCGCCGGTATACCGGAGCTAGACCGGATCGGGATGTCGGCCACGTTCAAGGGCTTCTACCTCGGACCCAAACCGGAGGCGGTTGCGATTCTGAACCGGCGGTTCGCCCAGTTAAACATATCAGATTCGGAGCTTCAAGAGATGAGTTGGATCGAATCCGTGGTCTTCTTCTCGGGTCTGCCGAAGGGGAGCTCAATATCGGATCTAAAGAATCGGATCCTCCACACGAAAACCTTCTTCAAGGCCAAATCCGATTACGTGCGGCAGCCAATCTCAAAGCGAGATTTAGTCAGAGCCCTTGATTTGCTATCAGACGAGCCAAAAGCGTATCTTATTCTGGACCCTTACGGTGGGGCGATGGACAGGGTAGGGAGCGAGGATCTGCCGTTCCCGCACCGGAGTGGGAATCTTTATATAATCCAGTATCTGGTCGAATGGACGGCATATGATGATGGGAGGAGGGACGAGTTCATGGAGTGGATCCGTGGGTTTTATGGGTTCATGGGAGAGTTTGTGTCAAAGGGGCCGAGGGCGGCGTATGTGAATTATTTGGACCTCGATTTGGGGAGCACTGGATGGACGGACGACAACGAGGGGTCAAGTGATCCGGTGGCTGAGGCGAGGGTATGGGGGGAGAGGTATTTCTTGGAGAATTTTGATCGGTTGGTACGGGCGAAGACGGCCGTTGATCCGGATAACGTTTTTACGAATGAACAGAGTATACCGCCCTCGGGGTTGGGGTTGGGGTTGGGTCGGGATGAGGTGGGAACATGGGATGATGATCATGGGGCGTGTTCTAGGATGGTGGAACGGACAAGAGGCTGCAAAGGAATTATTTTATAA